TCCAGGGCGCGCGCGCCGGCCGCCCAGAGGAGCTCTTGGCTGATGACTGACCGCTTTTAACATAGGATTTTGTTTTTTTCATAGCGAAAACAAAATACTAACTTTGACCAACACAGTCAACCCCATGCTCATGGGCCGACAGAGCGCACATGAGGCTGAGCAACACAAGCTCGTCAACGGTGGCGTTGTCATCCTTGATCGGGGCTGGTCGGTCGCTCGGTAGCCAAACCGATCAGCGAGTGACCACCACCTGATTTGACTCGGCATGATTGCCGACGTTGTCCCACACGCGAATGATGAAGTAATACGTGCCAGGCGGTAGCGAGCGGGGCAAGATCACCTGCTCAACGGTCCCTGCCGGTTGAGGAAACGGGGCATTTGGCAACTTCTGAGCCAGCTTGATATTGTCGGGTGTCATTGGACTGGTCAGGTAACGAATCTCATAGAACATCGCTTGCCCTTGGTCGTCGTCGTCTCCCGTGGCTGTCCAGACAAGCAGTGGCGCATCGTTCGAGCCAAGCACACGCGCATCGCGGATCGGCGCTGGGGCCACTTCGTCGGTTTCGAGCGCGCGCAGCGCATTGACGCGGCCGCCGGCCACCGTGCGTTCGCGAAAATCGGGCAAGCGATCAACGCTGCCGCGCAATCGGTATTTCACCTGTAACGGGGTGAGTGTAGGAAATTGCGAGTAGATCAGTGCGGCAATGCCGCTGACAATCGCTGTAGCGGCCGACGTACCCTGCCACGTGATGTGTCCCGTCTCGCTGCCCAGCGGGATCGGCGCGCGAGCCGTGATACCGAAGATGCCGCTGCCGGGCGCTGCCAGATCCACGCTGGAGCGGCCATAGTTGGCGAAGAATGGCCGACGATTGAATCGGTCGGTGGCCGTCACCGCGATGACGTTGTCCATGGTCGTTGAGTACTGCGCCGGGTAGATGGGCGTTAGGTCGTTATCGGCGCCTTGATTGCCGGCTGCTGCGACGACCAGCAATCCGGCTTGTTGAGCCGCGCGCAAGGCTAGCTCTCGCGTTTGATTAACCGAAGCGCCGCCGAAGCTCATGTTGATCACACGCACGCCGTGCGGCATCATCGCAATCGCATAGTTGATGGCTTGCACTTGCTGTGAGATGTAGATGCCCGTTGCATCGCCAGCCTTCAGTGGCAGAATCCGGCTACCCCAACTGACCCCGGCGGCGTCCAGCGCATTGTTCGTATGCATGGCGGCCAACCCAGCTACCCAAGTTCCGTGCCCGGTTTCCGCCTCAGGGACGTTATCGCGCCGCGTGAAATCCCAACCGATGACATCGTCCACGAGTTGGTTCAGGTCATCGTCAATGCCGTTATCGGGGATTTCGCCCGGATTGACGAAGAGCTTGCCACGCAGGTCTGGATGATCCAGGTCGAAGCCCGCGTCAATCACGGCAATGACCACATCCGGCTCGCCAGTGGTGATGTCCCACGCTTCAGTAGCGAAAATATCAGTCCGCTCACCTGTGCTCAGCGTCGTCGGATTGAGGTGCCACTGTATAGGAAAGAATTGATCGTTTGGGATCAAGCTCGGTTGATCGAGCGAGTCCGGCTCAGCGAATTCGATCAGGTCGGGATAACGTTGCACGAGCAGAGCGGCCAGCCGCTGCGGATTGATAGGTCGCGCAAAGCGCAGCAGCACGGTGCGGTCTAGTCCGTAGGCACGCCACAGCGTCATTGCTTGCGCCGGCGGTGTGAGGCGTAGTCCTTGATTGAGCGGCTGAGCGTTCTCAGACGGCTGACTCAGCGCCGGCGTGAGACGTTCGATTTCACTTAATCCCCATTGAGCTGCGAGTTCGTCCAGTGCCCGGTTGAGCGTTGTCGGCAGCCGTTTCGTCAAAGGCACCGTAGGAATCCAGACGCCTGGTTTGAAACGCACAATCAGGTGATGATCCACATCACCAATGAACGGTCCGGGCTTTGCCGTTGTCAGCCCAGCATGGGGCATGCTCAGGAGCATCGTGACAAGCAGTATTGTCGTTATCCTCATGCGTGACACTTTACCATTTCCTCTGAACGCCGGGCCGTCGCTCATTTTAGGCGAGGCCGGCTCAGTTGACAACCATAGAATGAGTACTCGGCGCTCGTATGCAAAGCCCGAAGGCTCCCGCGCGCATTCAACATGCATCCAACCACGAGGACTAACAGGAAGAGCCTTGGTTAGGCCGCTGATACGTTCACCACGAGGTTGTCAATCAATCGCGCAGGTCCCACGAATACAGCCAGCGCAATCAAACACTCGCCTTCGAGCACAGTCAGCGGATCAAGCGTTTGGGCGTTGACGATTTCGATGTAGTCAATCCGAGCCAGCGGCTCGCGCTGGATCAATTGCCGCATCGCTGCTGTGATCTCCGCCGCTTGTCTCTGCCCGGAATCAATCATCTGCCGGGCATGTTGCAGCGACCTATAGAGAATTGTCGCCGCCTGCCGCTCGTCAGGCTGCAAATACCGATTGCGTGAGCTCATGGCCAATCCGTCCGGTTCGCGCACAATTGGACAAGCCACGATCTCCACATCCAGATTCAAGTCGGCCACCATTTTCCTGATGATGACCAATTGCTGAGCATCTTTTTGACCGAAACAGGCCACATGGGGACGAACGATCTCGAATAACTTCAGCACGACGGTGGTGACGCCACGAAAGTGGCCGGGGCGCGACCGACCGCATAAACGATCGGCCAGTCCCTCCACCGTCACATAGGTCGCATAGCCAGCGGGGTACATCGCCTCAACCGATGGCGCGAAGAGATACTGCACGCCTTCGCGTTCGAGCAACGCGATGTCAGTTTGCAAATCACGTGGATAGCGATTGAAGTCTTCATGGGGGCCAAACTGGGTGGGATTGACAAAGACCGATACGATGACCACGTCGGCGCGTTGCTGCGCAGCGCGAACCAAGCTCAGGTGGCCTTCGTGTAGCGCGCCCATCGTCGGCACGAATCCAATCCGTTGCCCCTGCCGAGCAGTGGCGCGGGCAACGGCTTTCATTGGCGCTACCTCAGTGATGATCTCCATAACCACGTCCTATTCATCGTAGCTGTGCTCATCGGCGGGAAACAAGCCTGTCTTCACCTCATCCACATACTGACGACAAGCCTGCACAATCAAAGGGCCAATCTCGGCATAGACCTTGACGAATCGCGGTCGAAACTTATCAAATACGCCGAGCATATCATGAATAACCAACACCTGCCCGTCACAGTATGGGCCAGCGCCAATACCGATGGTCGGAATGGACACAGACTCGGTGACTCGCCGCGCCAGCGACTTGGGAATCTTCTCCAACACGATGGCAAAGCAGCCGGCGTCCTCCAGCGCGCGAGCGCTATCCAATATCTTTTGCGCATCATCGGGCGTGCGCCCTTGCAACTTATACCCACCGAACTTATGTACAGATTGTGGCGTCAACCCGATATGCCCCATCACCGGAATGCCCGCGCCAACGATTTTCTTGATCGTCGGCACCATGCGACGGCCGCCTTCCAGTTTGACGGCATGGGCGCGCGCTTCTTTCATGAAGCGTCCGGCATTGATCAAGGCTTGTTCGGGATTGACCTGATACGACATGAACGGCATGTCACCAACCACCATCGCCCGCTTGGCCGCGCGGGCGACAATTTCGGTGTGGTACAACATCTGTTCCAACGTCACGGGAATCGTCGTTGAATGCCCGGCAAATACCATCGCCAGCGTGTCACCGACTAACAAAATATCTACACCCGCCTGATCCAAAATCTCCGCCGTCAGGTAATCGTAGGCCGTCAGCATGGCGATTTTTTCTCCATTGGCCTTCATCTGACGCAGCACACTCACTGTGACCTGGTTGAACGGCATGAGCTCCTCCGGAAATACATCCACAGATTCACTGATGACCAGATTTTCAATCAGTCAATCAGTGCTTGTTTTCATCGTTTCTCCCGCGTCGCCACCGGCGACGTGAGCACCTCCTCCTCTTCCGCACGCGAATCACATGATGAGCCAGCAGCGCGTTGTAAGCAAGGTGGCGCCGGCTGTGTCTTGCACGACGCTCTCCCATTGGCCATCACCCACGATGCTTGAGTTCGATCACATTGGACACTCTCTCCTTGCCCTCATCCGCGATACATGGCTTCAATCACGTCGGCATATCTTTCCATAGCCACCTTCCGTTTAATCTTCATGGTTGGCGTCAGCAAGCCGTCTTCAATCGTGAACTCGTTCTGCAAAATAGCAAACTTCTTGATCTGCTCGAATGAGGCAAGCTGTGCATTGCGCTGGGCGACGACGCGCTCCAGCAAGGCACGCACCTGAGGATGACGGACCAGTTCGCTGTAAGGTGTATCATCAAGCCCCTGGCTGGCCGCCCACTGCTGGATGGCCGGCGGATTGAGCGTGATCAACGCCGTCAGATATGGGCGTCGGTCGCCGATGATGATGATCTCGCTGATATATTCAGAAGCTTTGAAAAAATTCTCCAGCTTGGCCGGCGCGATATTTTTCCCGCCTGCTGTGATGATCAAGTTTTTCTTACGATCCGTGATTACCAGATAGCCCTGTTCATCAATCATGCCGACATCGCCTGAGTAGTACCAGCCGTCGCGCAGTGCGCGCGCGGTTTCGTCTGGGTCTTTGAAATAACCTTTGAACACGCCGCCGCCTTTGATCAAGATTTCCCCGTCGTTGGCGATTTTGATCTGCACGCCGGGCAGCGGCACTCCGACCGTGCCGATACGCGGAGACTGAGGGCGATTCATGGTGGCCGGACCGCATGTCTCTGTGGCGCCGTAGCCTTCCAGGAGCGGCAATCCGATGTCACCAAAAAATTCGGCGACATCACGCGCCAGCGGCGCAGCGCCAGAGATGCCGTATCGCGCTCGACCGCCCAGTCGAGCCTTGATCTTGCTAAGCACCAGCCGCTCAGCCAGCGCGTGCTGTAGCGCCAACCACGGAGAGACGCGACGGCCTGACTCCTGAGCCAATCGTCGCGCCCGCCCAACGCCAAGCGCCCAGTGGAAAATTTTCTTGGCCACTGGCGAGCTTTGCTCAACGGCGCTCATGACGCGTGCATGAATCTTTTCATAGAATCGCGGAACGCCGACCAACGTGGAAGGCGCGACCTCTACCAGATTCTCGCCGACCGTTTCCAGGCTTTCGGCAAAGCAGGTCGTACTCCCCATGTAAAGCTGAGCAAACAATCCCATCCGTTCCAACGCATGAGCCAGCGGCAAATAACACAGATAAACATTCTGGTCTGAGAGATACTCACGAAACGCTTCCTCAACGGCCCGCAACACAAACATGATGTTCCCATGCGTGAGCATCACGCCCTTGGGCTGGCCGGTCGTGCCTGACGTGTAAATAATCGTTGCCAGATCATCGGGCGTGATGGCCGCTTGCCATTGAGCGCGTTGCTGCACGGTGGCCGAATCGGCCTCCTCACCCAGCCGGCACACGTCATCAAAGCTGAGCCATCGCGCATCGGATTGGGCGGCGACTGAGTCAAACACAATGACCTTCTCCAACCCGAACAAACGATCTTCAACCGATTTGATTTTGTCCAACTGATCGCGCTGATCCACAATCAGCAATCGCGCTTCCGAATGATTCACGATGTAGGCCACATCATCGGCGACGCTGGTAGCATAAATCGGCACCGTCACAGCGCCGGCTGACAAAATCGCTAAATCGGCAAACATGAACTCAGGCCGATTGCGTGAGAGCAAGCAGACGTTTTCGCCCCGCTTGAGGCCCAAGCGAATCAGGCCAAGACTCAACTGGCGCACGCGCTCGCCACATTCGTGCCAGCTTATGTCGGTGTAACGACCGGCTCGTTTGACGCGCAGGGCCGCGCGCGACCCATAGCGCTTGACCTGATGGTTGAACACCTCAACAATTGTGCTCGCCGCCTGCATATCACCATTGGCGGTGCATTATGACACGGGTGGGGTTTCACTGGCAATTTGTTGGGACAACAACCATCGCTTTGAGTGACTTGACGGTGACACGACCGAAGTGACAGACTCCGGCGCTCGATGGCCGCGACCAAACGCAAACACGATGGCTTCTCGTTCCTGCTGGGAGCGACCGCTTTGACCATTGTCCTCTGGTACGTGCCCTATGCAGACCGGCTCGTTTATCCGCTTCGCATCTTCGTCACATTCATGCATGAGACCGCGCATGCGCTGGCCGCGCTGGCTACAGGCGGCGCTGTTGAACGCATTGAGATTGCTTCCAATGGCAGTGGCCTGACTTACACGCGAGGTGGCTGGAGCCTGTTGATTGCCAGCGCCGGTTACGTGGGCACCATGCTCTATGGTGGACTGCTCCTCATGCTGAGCAAACAGGCGAAGCACGCCAGGCTGGCATTGGTTGGAACGAGTCTGCTCGTGGGATTGGTTACGCTCTTTTGGGTCAAGCCGATTTTGAGTTTCGGGTTCTCGGCAGGTGTGGCCTTGACTATCGGGCTGGCAGCGACCCTCTATCTGGCGACCGCACGAGTAACCCATTTCTTGGTCAGCTTCCTCGGTGTTCAAAGCTGTCTGAACTCGCTCTTCGACTTGAAGACGCTCTTTCTACTCTCGGCTCATACCAATGTGCCAACTGATGCGATGACCTTGGAACAAATGACCATGATCCCGGCGATCCTCTGGGCGTTGGCGTGGGTTGGCATTTCGCTGCTGATCTTGTTCCTAGCGCTGCGCAGCTACCGCTCAGCCTTGCCCAAGCTCTGAATAGGTGGACAAAAGGTCTGGGGGATTTTGGCAGACAGACGTTTTGGTTTGCTCTGCTGTCCCAGACGTTGCACGTCTGGCTACCTTCTTTCCGGCCGCTGACGCGGCCTCCGGATGCTGACCCACCACAGAAGGCGCCACTAAATCGCACCCTCTGGAACTCGCAACTCGCTTGCGCGGCCTCCGGATGCTGACCCACCACAGAAGGCGCCTGTAAGGCGCATCCCCCGGAAGTTGCAGGCCACTGACGCGCCCTCCGAAGGCTGACGCACCCCACTGAGGATGTCATAAAATGCGCACAGAAAATCGTAGACTGCCCGCGTGGGACGTTCTGAGCGTGCTCTCCATGTTGCTTTTCAAACATGGCTTTTCTCCAGTCTATTGGTATAAGCTGTATAGCCTGTGAGCGGTCGTATGAATCTTGAGAAATACTCACGACAAATTCTCTTTGAACCCATTGGCGCGGAAGGGCAACAGAAATTGCTCAACAGTCGCGTCGCTGTCATCGGTTGCGGCGCGCTGGGCGCCGTTCAGGTGGAATCGCTGGCGCGCGCTGGCGTCGGCTTTCTGCGGCTGGCTGACCGCGATTTCGTTGAAGAAAGCAATTTGCAACGGCAGATCATGTTTGATGAATCGGACGCAGCCGAGCGACTGCCGAAAGCCATTGCTTGCCGGCGACGTGTGCAGCGCATCAACTCGATGATCAACGTTGAAGCTATTGTCGCCAACGTTCATCATGCCAATATCGAACAGATCATCAGCGATGTAGACCTCGTGCTGGACGGGACAGACAATTTCGAGACGCGCTACCTGATCAATGACGCGTGCGTTAAGACGGAAACGCCGTGGGTCTATGGCGCGGCCGTCGGCTCCTACGGGCTAACAATGACCATCATCCCTCACCAGACTCCATGCCTGCGCTGCGTGATCGAGACGCTGCCGCCGCCAGGCTCATCACCCACCTGTGACACCGCTGGCGTCATCTTGCCGATCATCTTCACCATCGCTTCGATTCAGGTCACGGAAGCGATCAAAATTCTGACCGGCCAGCTCGATCAATTGCATCATTCCATTATTCAAATTGACTTATGGCAACACGCTTACAATCGGATTCGGCTCGGCTCGTTACGAGACAAATCAGATTGCCCGGCGTGTAAGCGCGGCCAGTTTGAATTTCTCGACGCCAAGGCTGGCCACCTGGCTTCGGGACTGTGCGGCCGTCATGCTGTGTACATTTCGCCGAGTCAGCGCGTCACGATTGACCTGCCCACATTGGCCGAACGCTTGAAGGCTGTCGGCTCGGTTAAACTCACAGCTCATTTACTCACCGTCAAGCTGGACGAGTACGAAATCAATCTCTTTGCTGATGGTCACTGCATCGTCAAAGGGACAACCGATGTGGAGACGGCGCGCCGTTTGTACACGCGCTATATCGGCAGTTGACCATCACTCAAGTTCACCACGTTCGTAGGCCATAACAGGGACATTCTGTGGTTTTGATGCCAGGTTGACTATCACTCGAGTTCACCATGCTCGTAGGCCGGCCAATCCCAATCCGCTCAGCGCAACGTGCGCCAAAATCGGCGCGATCAACGATCGTCGCCACAAGTAGACAACACAGAGCCAACCGCCGACATACAAACTACTCGGCACGACAAACCAATCCAATGCTACTGCCTCGCCCAATCCAAACGCAGTGTAGGCCAAGACTGCTATCACCACCGAGCTACTCAAACGATAGAGCCGATGCAGCTCGGTCAGCACGTAACCGCGCCAGACGATTTCCTCACACACCGCGATGATGATCACATGAATCCACTGCACTGGCGCTGCGAGAGATGGCAACGCGGCAGTTGGCACGTTGATGTTGAACCATCGGAGCAACCAGACGGGCATCAGAGCGATCAACCATAATCCACATCCCACCAACAGACCGATCAATGCTTCGCGCCCAAACCAATCGGTTGTCAAGCCAATCTCGGCCAGATGCCGCTTCTGCTGTCGCAGCCGCCAAATTACCCACACAAGCAAACCAACATCGGCTGTGAGCCTCACCCACGGGCGAACGGGAGCGCCCAGCAGATGATGATTGATCAACCACAATGCCATCCACCACACCGGCGCGCAGGCCACGAACCACCAGATACACCACCGAGGCATGCGCACCCGACTGTGCGAGAGGGATGATGAGACGGCCGGCTGCTCACTCATAGCCACGCCCTATAACTGAACGAGGGTCTGCCGTGGGCGATGCACGCGCATCTGGTCAACGGCGCGCAGCACGTCATCTACCAGCGAGGCAACCGACCACGCTGATTCGACGCACAGTATATTCACCGGCGCAGGCCCACCCGGCGTCCACCGTTCGACAAATCGTCGGGAGGGATAGCCGGCAAAAATGACCGTCGTCGGAATGCCCAACGCCGCCGCAATGTGCTGCCCCGCAGAATCGTAACCGATATACTGGTCTGAATGAGCCACCAGCGCGCTGAACCGTCCAATGCCGCCGTGCCAGGTGAACAGGTCAGCATCAAGATCATCCAACGCAACTCGTGCTGAGGCGTTCCTCTCGTCCAGTTCAATGACCCGACGCCCTTGTTGGCAAACGGCTCGTATGATCGAATCCACGCGCTGAACCTCTTGGGCGCCCACACCTTTATCTACAACGAGAGCCGCTCCTGTTTGAAGCAATCTCGACACCAGCTCCAATTCAAATGACTCGTTGAGGCATTTTCGCGGATTACCGCCGACGCCCAAGCTGAGCGTAATCAGGTCACGCGGACGTTTCGCGCGAATCCGCTCAACCACGGTCTTGCCAAAAACCACGTCATCACGCCTCAACCAGACGCATGGATAAAGCCGCTGGCCTTCGCCAAACGTTTCATCGGCCCACGTTGCCGCCAACTGGCTCAACCCGGACAGCCCATCTTTTTGATAACTCCGGCTCTCAAAAAAGTAGGAATGCCTTTCATCCTGCGCCAATGGTAACAGCCCCAACTGAGTGAGTCGTGAATCGGGATCAACGATCAAAAATTCATCGTGGGACAATCCCGTTGCCAGCTCTTTGATCGTTTCAACCACGGCGATCCAACTTGCTAAACGCTCCAGCAGACTGCTGCCACGGTGGTAATCGAGCCGATGAATCCGA
This window of the Blastocatellia bacterium genome carries:
- a CDS encoding S8 family serine peptidase; this encodes MRITTILLVTMLLSMPHAGLTTAKPGPFIGDVDHHLIVRFKPGVWIPTVPLTKRLPTTLNRALDELAAQWGLSEIERLTPALSQPSENAQPLNQGLRLTPPAQAMTLWRAYGLDRTVLLRFARPINPQRLAALLVQRYPDLIEFAEPDSLDQPSLIPNDQFFPIQWHLNPTTLSTGERTDIFATEAWDITTGEPDVVIAVIDAGFDLDHPDLRGKLFVNPGEIPDNGIDDDLNQLVDDVIGWDFTRRDNVPEAETGHGTWVAGLAAMHTNNALDAAGVSWGSRILPLKAGDATGIYISQQVQAINYAIAMMPHGVRVINMSFGGASVNQTRELALRAAQQAGLLVVAAAGNQGADNDLTPIYPAQYSTTMDNVIAVTATDRFNRRPFFANYGRSSVDLAAPGSGIFGITARAPIPLGSETGHITWQGTSAATAIVSGIAALIYSQFPTLTPLQVKYRLRGSVDRLPDFRERTVAGGRVNALRALETDEVAPAPIRDARVLGSNDAPLLVWTATGDDDDQGQAMFYEIRYLTSPMTPDNIKLAQKLPNAPFPQPAGTVEQVILPRSLPPGTYYFIIRVWDNVGNHAESNQVVVTR
- the panC gene encoding pantoate--beta-alanine ligase; the encoded protein is MEIITEVAPMKAVARATARQGQRIGFVPTMGALHEGHLSLVRAAQQRADVVIVSVFVNPTQFGPHEDFNRYPRDLQTDIALLEREGVQYLFAPSVEAMYPAGYATYVTVEGLADRLCGRSRPGHFRGVTTVVLKLFEIVRPHVACFGQKDAQQLVIIRKMVADLNLDVEIVACPIVREPDGLAMSSRNRYLQPDERQAATILYRSLQHARQMIDSGQRQAAEITAAMRQLIQREPLARIDYIEIVNAQTLDPLTVLEGECLIALAVFVGPARLIDNLVVNVSAA
- the panB gene encoding 3-methyl-2-oxobutanoate hydroxymethyltransferase, with the protein product MPFNQVTVSVLRQMKANGEKIAMLTAYDYLTAEILDQAGVDILLVGDTLAMVFAGHSTTIPVTLEQMLYHTEIVARAAKRAMVVGDMPFMSYQVNPEQALINAGRFMKEARAHAVKLEGGRRMVPTIKKIVGAGIPVMGHIGLTPQSVHKFGGYKLQGRTPDDAQKILDSARALEDAGCFAIVLEKIPKSLARRVTESVSIPTIGIGAGPYCDGQVLVIHDMLGVFDKFRPRFVKVYAEIGPLIVQACRQYVDEVKTGLFPADEHSYDE
- a CDS encoding long-chain fatty acid--CoA ligase, producing MQAASTIVEVFNHQVKRYGSRAALRVKRAGRYTDISWHECGERVRQLSLGLIRLGLKRGENVCLLSRNRPEFMFADLAILSAGAVTVPIYATSVADDVAYIVNHSEARLLIVDQRDQLDKIKSVEDRLFGLEKVIVFDSVAAQSDARWLSFDDVCRLGEEADSATVQQRAQWQAAITPDDLATIIYTSGTTGQPKGVMLTHGNIMFVLRAVEEAFREYLSDQNVYLCYLPLAHALERMGLFAQLYMGSTTCFAESLETVGENLVEVAPSTLVGVPRFYEKIHARVMSAVEQSSPVAKKIFHWALGVGRARRLAQESGRRVSPWLALQHALAERLVLSKIKARLGGRARYGISGAAPLARDVAEFFGDIGLPLLEGYGATETCGPATMNRPQSPRIGTVGVPLPGVQIKIANDGEILIKGGGVFKGYFKDPDETARALRDGWYYSGDVGMIDEQGYLVITDRKKNLIITAGGKNIAPAKLENFFKASEYISEIIIIGDRRPYLTALITLNPPAIQQWAASQGLDDTPYSELVRHPQVRALLERVVAQRNAQLASFEQIKKFAILQNEFTIEDGLLTPTMKIKRKVAMERYADVIEAMYRG
- a CDS encoding M50 family metallopeptidase, with amino-acid sequence MAATKRKHDGFSFLLGATALTIVLWYVPYADRLVYPLRIFVTFMHETAHALAALATGGAVERIEIASNGSGLTYTRGGWSLLIASAGYVGTMLYGGLLLMLSKQAKHARLALVGTSLLVGLVTLFWVKPILSFGFSAGVALTIGLAATLYLATARVTHFLVSFLGVQSCLNSLFDLKTLFLLSAHTNVPTDAMTLEQMTMIPAILWALAWVGISLLILFLALRSYRSALPKL
- a CDS encoding ThiF family adenylyltransferase, with the translated sequence MNLEKYSRQILFEPIGAEGQQKLLNSRVAVIGCGALGAVQVESLARAGVGFLRLADRDFVEESNLQRQIMFDESDAAERLPKAIACRRRVQRINSMINVEAIVANVHHANIEQIISDVDLVLDGTDNFETRYLINDACVKTETPWVYGAAVGSYGLTMTIIPHQTPCLRCVIETLPPPGSSPTCDTAGVILPIIFTIASIQVTEAIKILTGQLDQLHHSIIQIDLWQHAYNRIRLGSLRDKSDCPACKRGQFEFLDAKAGHLASGLCGRHAVYISPSQRVTIDLPTLAERLKAVGSVKLTAHLLTVKLDEYEINLFADGHCIVKGTTDVETARRLYTRYIGS
- a CDS encoding CPBP family intramembrane metalloprotease yields the protein MSEQPAVSSSLSHSRVRMPRWCIWWFVACAPVWWMALWLINHHLLGAPVRPWVRLTADVGLLVWVIWRLRQQKRHLAEIGLTTDWFGREALIGLLVGCGLWLIALMPVWLLRWFNINVPTAALPSLAAPVQWIHVIIIAVCEEIVWRGYVLTELHRLYRLSSSVVIAVLAYTAFGLGEAVALDWFVVPSSLYVGGWLCVVYLWRRSLIAPILAHVALSGLGLAGLRAW